DNA from Sphingomonas psychrotolerans:
CTGGTCGAGCAAGGCCATCTCGCCTTCGCCGAATATCAGATCGAAGGCGAGGTGATCACTTTCACGCACACGGTGGTGCCCGCGTCGCTGCAGGGCATGGGGGTCGGCAGCCGGCTGATCGAGGGGGCGCTCGCCGATGTCCGCAGCCGCGGGCTCAAGGTCCGTCCGCAATGCAGCTTCGTCGCGGCCTATATCGCGCGGCACCCGGAATGGCAGGACCTCAAGGGCTGAACTACTCGGCCGCGAGTTCGTCGCCGGCCTCGCGCTCCTGTGCCTGGCGTGCCCACATCTCGGCATAGATGCCGCCCTGGCGGAGCAAGGCGGCGTGGGTGCCGTGCTCGGCGACGCGGCCG
Protein-coding regions in this window:
- a CDS encoding GNAT family N-acetyltransferase, with protein sequence MSDVRDNTDEQRFELVEQGHLAFAEYQIEGEVITFTHTVVPASLQGMGVGSRLIEGALADVRSRGLKVRPQCSFVAAYIARHPEWQDLKG